The following are encoded together in the Cynocephalus volans isolate mCynVol1 chromosome 4, mCynVol1.pri, whole genome shotgun sequence genome:
- the LOC134375362 gene encoding olfactory receptor 8K3-like, whose protein sequence is MEKHNLTVVNEFILTGINDRPELQAPLFGLFLIIYVISVVGNLGIIILTKVDSRLQTPMYFFLRHLALTDLGYSTTVGPKMLVNFVADQNTISYYFCATQLAFFLVFIGSELFILSAMSYDRYVAIRNPLLYTIVMSQRVCQLLVAIPYLYCMFVSLLITMKIFTLSFCGYNVIRHFYCDSVPLLSLLCSNTQEIELMILIIAAVDLISSLLVVLVSYLLILVTVLRMNFTEGRRKAFSTCGSHLTVVIVFYGTLIFMYVQPKSSHSSDTDKVASIFYTLIIPMLNPLIYSLRNKEVNYALQRTWYNLCNMFL, encoded by the coding sequence ATGGAAAAACACAACCTAACAGTGGTGAACGAATTCATTCTGACGGGCATCAATGATCGCCCTGAGCTGCAGGCTCCATTATTTGGGCTGTTTCTCATCATCTACGTAATCTCAGTAGTTGGCAACTTGGGCATTATAATCCTCACCAAGGTGGACTCCAGGCTGCAAACCCCCATGTACTTTTTTCTCAGACACCTGGCTCTTACTGATCTTGGTTATTCAACAACTGTGGGACCCAAAATGTTAGTAAATTTTGTCGCAGATCAGAACACAATCTCTTATTACTTTTGTGCCACACAGCTAGCTTTCTTTCTTGTCTTCATTGGCAGTGAACTTTTTATATTGTCTGCGATGTCCTATGATCGTTATGTGGCCATCCGTAACCCTCTCCTCTACACAATTGTTATGTCACAAAGGGTATGTCAACTGTTGGTGGCAATTCCTTATCTCTACTGCATGTTTGTATCTCTTCTAATCACCATGAAGATTTTCACTTTATCCTTCTGTGGCTACAATGTCATCAGGCATTTCTACTGTGACAGTGTCCCCTTGTTATCTTTGCTCTGCTCAAATACTCAAGAAATTGAATTGATGATTCTGATAATAGCAGCTGTTGATTTGATTTCATCTCTTCTGGTAGTTCTTGTGTCTTATCTGCTCATCCTCGTAACTGTTCTCAGGATGAACTTTACTGAGGGCAGGCGCAAAGCTTTCTCCACCTGTGGATCCCACCTGACAGTGGTCATAGTGTTCTATGGGACATTGATATTTATGTATGTGCAGCCCAAATCCAGTCATTCCTCTGACACTGATAAAGTAGCTTCCATATTTTACACCCTGATAATACCTATGTTGAATCCCTTGATCTATAGCTTAAGAAACAAAGAGGTAAATTATGCCCTACAAAGAACATGGTATAATTTATGCAAtatgtttctttaa